A region of the Vanrija pseudolonga chromosome 2, complete sequence genome:
acccctaaccccctaaccccctaaccccctaaccccctaaccccctaaccccctaaccccctaaccccctaaccccctaaccccctaagAATGTGTTGAGGTATACCGCGGGCAGTTCCTTGAGAAAGTTGAAGGCGTACGCGGCAAAGCGCTTGGCGGCGAACACATACGCAGTCGATGGAGTCGGAATGCTGTTCTGAACAAAGTCGATGGCACCGTCAAGGCTCCGTACAGTGTATATTGGGAGGAACTGGGAGGTCGACCGCGATTGTGCGGGGCGGGTGCTGAGGAATGCTTGAATCTTGGACATGTTTTCCAGCAGGGGCTGCTCTTCGGTCTTGATGTCCGCCGGGAGGGCTTGCTGAAGGGCGCGGAGTAGGGGCTTCGCAATGTTCTCGTGAACCAGGAGGAACCGTGGGGCCCCAAGCCCGCCACGGCCAGTCTGCTCGAGTGCTCTTGCAATGGCTTTGGCAGTCGCCACGACTTTGGACGGAACGGTACCAGCCGCCTCTTGTGCGGGGGTCAACGCCGTCCCGTTGGGGAGCACAGACTGGTCCACAATAATGGGCACACTCCCTGTGGGGAGCGGGGCGATGGCGAACGGTCTGGTGCGAGAGGAGACCGGGAGTTCAACCGCCCGAGGAAGTGCGTCTGATGGACACACGAGGGCGGAAACCCAAACCTGGGGGCCCGAGATCGTGTTGGCCACTGGGAGCTTGCCCACAACCGAGGCAGGGTTTTCATTCCAGATGACGGGGTAGGCCGCATTGTTATTGTAGTGATCCGGAACTTGGCCGAGAACCAGTGCCGAACCCGGCGTGGCGATGAACAGGACCGCATTGCCGTCCAACACGCTCTGTACGAATGGCACAGCCCAGCTTGCGAATGGCTGTGCGCTGTCCGTTACGATGGCGACCACACCCAACGCCCGACTTCGTCGCCCCGACAGTTTCTTGACGTCAGAGAGGGTTTGCCGCTCGTTAAAGTCGGCCGTCAGGCGCCTGGGGAGGCTGTTGATGGCCTCCTTAATGACGAGCAGTGTATGGCCCAGCTCTCCGGTGAGCTGGGCATTGCTGCCGACAAGTGGGGTACCCTCGGCTTGCAGTAGCGAGAAGAGGGCGTAGAGTGTCTTGTGCTTGTAGGCCAGGTTGTCGAGAGTGTCGTCCAGATAGGCCGAGTGGGCaccctcgacggcggtggcaaTCGCCTGAGTAGAGTCTGCCGAAATAGTTGCCATatggttgttgttgttgtgtgcCCTGCGACGCGAGGATTGGACTATGGCAGACGAGCAGACAAAGTTATCTGACGCTTGCTTATACGACCATAGCAGTGAATCAACGGATACTCGGACGCCTAAAAGGTTGGGTGGCGGATGACTGCGGAATGACGGCCATCTGCGTATCCCCCGCGAGTGATATCAGCAACATCCACCTTCCCGACACCCCCACACTGGGATCCACacggccacccaccccacaaCCAACATGCTCATTCGCGTCCGGGGCCCGGCGGGCACCATCCGGCTAGAACTGTCCGGAGACGACCCGGTTATTGCACTGCGTCCTCTAGTAAGAGTTGAAATGGTAATTGGGCCCTCCGTTAACCCCAAAGATTCTCGACAAGTGGCCACACTTGCCTCCCCGTTGGGCCCTCACAAACGGTGGGCCAAGGCATGAGGACGTGCTCGGGGGACATCTCGCCACCCTCACACTCGACGATGCCGGCCTGCAGCACGGCGACATGCTTTACTTGGACCTTGAACGCGCATGGGTCCCTCCTCATTCGTCGCCTCAGAGCACCCCTCCAACACCGACCTCTATGGCGCCCCAAGTTGCTGCAAggaagtggtggtgggtggggagcCACGCCAATATCTACGCCTTCATCCGCGATCTTGGCCTCCCTAGACGCTCAAATGCAAACTCGTTACCCAATCAGTAATCTCAATTACCGACTTTCTGAGCGTCCGAAAAGACGTTGAATGCATGACCATAGACCATGTTTACTAGGCATCTGTTTCGAAATGAAGGTGAAGCGTAAAGTGTTGGTCGGGGCCAATGGCGAGGAAGCGTGATTCATGGAACTCGAGGTGAATGTCGCCGGGAACCTAACCCCTCATCGAGTCCCAGTTAAGCTACCCCCAGTTGGACCGAAGGCAAAGGCTCCTTCGTAACACAGTCAATGCATTCAACTACAGACTCAGAAACAGATCTTTGCTGGGCCCCGGGGCCTCGCCTACTCGAGAATCCATTCCGGCTTGCGCTTCACCCAGTCAGCAGCGCCGTGATAGTCCCAAAAGAATGCGAGGATGCCGGCCTTGTCAATTGGCTCGTTCGGGTCGAGTACCTTGTACGGCGGCTCCGGCTCGTCCCCCTTGTGTTTATAGAGGCCAGTCTTGCGCGAAATCTCTTGGGCATAGGTGGCCCGCTTGTAGCGAACCTTGAAGACCTTGATGAGAGCATCATGCACTCCTTCAGGGCCAACTCCGCGTAGGTAGGTAGCGAGTGCCTCAGCATCTTCGACCGCTTGGGAAGCGCCCTGGCCTTGGTAGGGGAGACAGGCGTGAGCGGCATCGCCGATGATGATTGCGCGCCCTTTAACCCAGTGATCCATCGCGAACTGATCGCGAAGCTGGTACACTCTCAATTCGTCCTCCTCGGAGAGGGAAAGCAAGTCCTGCCAAGCCTTGGGGAAACTGGAGAAGGACTTGACCAAGGCAGCTGTGGAGCCGGGGGCTGTCCACCTCGCCTCACTGATCTCGTTCATCTCTGAATCGGCTGTTGCCATCAGCGGGGATCTTTCGACATAAGATATAGACTGACGGATCATGGCGGCAAAATTGAGGACACTACCTCCTCGTGTGGCGTACGTGATGATGCGTTGGTCTTTGCCATATACGATGGCAAGTtgctcctcgaggagcttcATCTTCTCCACCTCCGGAATACTGCGGATCTTCTCGGCGCGAAGGAGGCCACGGTAGGCAGAGTATCCCGACGGGGTTGACTTGGCGTCCTCGCTGACCACAGCGCGTCGCACAACCGAGCGCAGGCCGTCGGCCCCAATGAGAAGGTCACCGTGATAGACATCGCCGTTGGCCAACGTCACACTGGCATTCTCGGCGTCTGCACTTGTAACGCGAGCGCCGCAAATGACCTTGCATGGGGTCCCCGGGCCATTAGGGTCGACGGCGTGTTTGTAGATCTCCGTCTGGAGGTCTCCACGGTGGCATTGTGCCCACTCAATGCCAGACATCTCCTTGGCATCGACCTTCAGGGCAGAGGTAAGattgccgtcgccgtcgactgAGGGTGAGCGGGGGTTTGGGGCTTGGAACTTACAATTGTTGAAGATTTTGAGCTGTATGGCCCCCCCACCCATCAAGTCGCAGCCATGAGCTTTGAGGATACGGTGTGAGTTCGGGGCAATCTGAACGGCTGCCCCAATCTCGCTGAGAATGGCGGCACTCTCAAGGATCTGATGTGGCGTTAGGACAAAGTCGTGCCCAAGGTTGGCACAGTGCTTACAGTGACATCTGCAAACTCGCGCAGTAAGAGTCCTACGGAGAGGCCACCTAGACCTCCGCCAACAATAACGACTTGAAGGCGGCGGTTGTGGTTACCATTGGTAGTCGGGGCTGGGTTAGCGGCCATGTTGGTGTTGGTGGCGATTCGGGGTGGTGAAATTGTCGTGATAGTCAGAGGCGGCGAATGGATCCGCGGACTATGTTAAGGGGCACCGCAGTACAGTCTCAGCCCCACAGTACACACTCAGTCCACAGTACACTCTCAGCCCCACGGCGTGCGCAGGCACCGGACTAGTGGTTGGAGACGGACTTGCACGAGACAACTTTCCGAGGGGCACCACGCATGTCACAAACCCGGAACAAGCGGCGGACATGCATGTGATAGGAATTCCGATGCTACATGCCCCGACAACATGCCACACGGCTAAAGTGGGGCAAAGTGGCACTAATGACCAGCGGAGTCGCGGACGCCTTATTTTTCGGCTGCTCACTGGCCGTCACCACATACCTCGAAGCACTTTGACAGCATACGTGGATGTTGCAAGTTGTCTTACGGCGTGCTCCGAGCCGTGGCTAGCGCTCATGGCGATGAGTATGTAAACCCCTCCTGAACCGGAGGATACACCCCACACACACTGTGTGCATCGACCCATTTCGCTTCCTCAATCCAATATGGCCACCAACGTACCCGTCAACTCACCTACCGTCCTGCCTCAGCCGAAGGCGGGCGCCAACACCCTCCATTCAACCCATGACTTTGGACATATGGTTCTTGAGAAGAACCTGGACATTCCACTCAAAGACGGCCAAGGTGTCCTCCGCGCCAACCTCTacaagcccaaggcgccCGGCCGCTACCCGGTCCTCGTTACGTACGGACCTTACGGCAAAGACATCCGATATGTCGACTTTCACTATCCCTCATTCTCCGAGATCCCGGACGAGCAAAAGTCGGAGGCGAACTCGGCGTGGGAGACCCCTCACCCGGAGTACTGGACTGCCAATGGCTATGCTGTGCttcgcgtcgacgagcgtggcATTGCTTCCTCGTACGGGTACCTCGACACGATGAGCCCCCAGACGGCAGGCGACTTTTACCAAGTGATCGAGTGGGCTGCCGATCAGCCTTGGTCTACGGGCCGCATTGGCTTGCTCGGTATCTCCTACTACGGCGGGTCGCAATGGCGCGTCGCAGCGCGTAAACCCAAGGGCCTCACGTGCATCGTCCCTTGGGAGGGCATGACCGACTACTACCGCGATCGGGTTCGCCACGGCGGCATCTACTCGAACGAGTTTATCGACTACTGGTGGGACAACCAGGTCAAGCCGATGCAGTACGGCAATGGTAACAAGGCTCGCCGACACTTCCCCCCCGACTGGGAGGGCCCTTTGATCGGTCCCGAGTGCCTCGAGGGATCGATGAATGACGAGGCCCGAAACAAGATGCGCTGTGATCAACCCAAGGACAACAGCGAGCACCGCTACCTTGACGAGCCGTACCACGACTCGCGCGTCTACAACCTGTCCGACATTGAGGTGCCTATCCTCAGTGTTGCCAACCTCGGAGGTATTCTTCTCCACCTCCGCGGCAACGTCGTTGGGTACATTGAGGCTGGAACGAAGAACAAGTGGCTGTGGTTCATTGCTGGCCGCCATGACCTTCCTTTCTACCTCCCGGAGCATGTCAAGCTTCAAAAGTCGTGTGAGTCCTGGTTCTACGCGAGACTTGATCAGCACTAATCGGCTTATCAGTCCTCGACGCCTGGCTCAAGGATGAGGACCCCGACGGATGGAAGCTCGGCCCAAATGCCAAGATCCCTGCGGTCAACCTCCTCATTCGCAAAGGCAACCCCCCTTACAACACGGCTGAGGGCGACGCATCGTTCAAGTCACGCGTTGAGAAGGAGTGGCCCCTTGCTCGCACGGTCTACACCCCCTTCTACCTCACCCCCGAGCAGACTCTCTCACTCTCGCCATCGACCAAGGAGGGCACCTTTGAGCTTGAGCCCCTCGGAAAGGCCAAGCCCATCTGGTTCCCATTCAAGTTTGATAAAGAGACCGAGATCGCGGGCCACTCGACGGCCAAGCTTGTCTACTCTATCAAGGGTGCTCCCGGGGGTACTACACCTCGTGACATCGACGTCTTCCTCACCGTTAGGCACATCGCTCCCGACGGCAAGGAAGTCCTGTACACCGGCACTGTCGGTGACCCTGTTCCCCTTGCAAAGGGATGGCTCCGCGGATCGCTGCGCAAGATTgacaccacctcgcccaagAATCACGAGTGGCTTCCGTACCGCCAGTACCGCTCGACCGACGTCGAGTATCTCAAGCCTGACACGAAGTACGAGTTGCTGGTCGAGATCTGGCCCACCGCTGTGGTTGTCGAGGCTGGAGGCCAAATTGTACTCGAAGTCGCCACGGGCGATACACAGGGTTCCGGCATCTTCGGCCACACCGACCCCAAGGACCGCAGTGAGGCCGACTTTGGCGGCATCAATGTTTTGCACGTGGGAGGAGAGTCAGGTAGCTGGCTCAAGCTTCCAGTGGTTTAGTGAAGTGATGCACGGTTACCCGAAGGGGAATTCAGTTGGAACACATGCAATAGGTTGACAGTGAACGGGTCCTGGAAGTGGCAAGGGCTTACATACAGCTCACCTGCATGAAAAGTGGAGCATCATGCGCCCACAGGAGAGAGGACTCGAGCACATACTCAAGTGCCAGCCTCACCCAGTCGAGTagcttgtcgagcagcttgTACATAGCCGCGCTACTTGTACAGTCTCGATCCTAATTACATTCGCTGCATGGTGTGAGCAGCCGACAAGCGAAATTGACTAAATGCCAACATCTTGGACCAGTAGCTTGCCGGGACTTGATgttcttgtcgtcgacgaacATCTCAGATcggctgtcgccgccgcatTTGGTTGGGCATGACCTAGAGAATCCACTCTCTTTTCATCCGGCTACTGATGTTGCTACAAAAGTCTGTTCTGACAGACACCTCATCTTCACGACAGAGATCAAGCGCCGACCTTGATGTCACGGATGCTGTTTCGAATGGGAGTCACATGCGGCGCCTTGGGCCAGTCCCCAAACTGGTACTGCATGTTGCGCAAGTTGACGAGCTCCCAAGCCTCGGCTCCGACGTAGTTTTTGGTCCCAGTGTCATCCTGATGACCGGCTGCACCCGCGACGACCACTGCCGGAATGTAGTGCTCATCTGTACCGTGGGCGTTGCGGAACTGGGGGTGGCTCATGAGGCGCGAAATTCCACGGCGCAGTCCGGGACCAGAGTtttggacgacgacgctggtGAGGCCCTCACTAAAGTCGATAGCCCACTGCTCCGGTGGCCGACCTTGGGCAGCCGAGTCGCGACGGAAAACAATCTGCGGCCAATTGTTGCGGTACAAGTTGTGCACCCCACCACCCGATCCGAGCAGTAGAGTCTTGCGGAATCGAAGAGGCCGGAGAGCTTCACCCATCCGCAGATGAAATCCCTGCTGCGTTAGGCATAGCATACACATTTGGAAGGACTCAAAACTCACAGGATCGCACCTCGCATTGTGACTAACGACGACGTGGGGCAGCGACTTGCCGCCAGGGAACATCCACTTCAGAACCATGAACGAGTCATGAACCTCTTCAAAgtccttctcgagcttgacGTCAAATCCAGCCCCCTTGAGGATGTCGTGAACTTCTCCTGCCAGGTTGACATCGACGTTGCTGTCAAAGTACTTGTACACAGTGGGGTCAGCCCTGTTTGGTCAGTAAGGCTGTACTCCCCCAGCACCCGCAACATACCATGGCACGGGCTGCTTCTTGGGGTGTGGATCGGCTGAGATTCGGATCTCATCGTTGAGGGTTTCCCAGTCTGGGTATCATATCAGCACCAATAGTACCGCGGTCTCGTAAGTGGGCTAGGACAAGACTCACGCGCGCTAAAAACGACGATTCGTTCCACTCCTTGCGCAAGTGCCTGGCGGCCAACCTCCTCCCAGTACGCCGCAACCGGGGTCTTCTTCATTATGTTGGCTGTCGTGCCATgagagaagaagaagcaTGGCATAGGGGGCTCAGCTGAGGAATTTGGTCAGCAGACGCCGCGCACCACCTCTGCGAACCACTCACAGCCATAATCCTCTCGAGTCATCTTGAAAGTGCTATCGGTGAGTGGCGAGTAGATTGATGTGGGATGATTGATGACTGTTCGTGGACACGCTCCAGCTTTAGACTCATCCAGTACTCAGGGTGCCACGATGAAATACACGGCGGATAAGGTGACGGGATGCACCAAGGGCCCGGAATCACGGACGCCATGCCTCCGCTACAGATTCACGTCAACGGAAGTAAAGGTAGTCGGGTCACAGAAATCCGCCTCGGCAACTATGGTTCATTCCTATGACACACTTGCTATGAAATACCTCAGCCGTATGTGCAGTGAGTGATGTTGATTGTCAACCCACTCGTGCGCGATCATCTAACATTCTCCGCTGCCTACCCATGTCCTCGACCCagaccacaaccaccacaaccGCCACTGGGGTCGGCACGATTCTCACCCGTGGCGGTGAAGTCCTCTACGGCGGTAACCAAAGGATC
Encoded here:
- the xlnD gene encoding 3-hydroxybenzoate 6-hydroxylase 1, which gives rise to MAANPAPTTNGNHNRRLQVVIVGGGLGGLSVGLLLREFADVTILESAAILSEIGAAVQIAPNSHRILKAHGCDLMVDGDGNLTSALKVDAKEMSGIEWAQCHRGDLQTEIYKHAVDPNGPGTPCKVICGARVTSADAENASVTLANGDVYHGDLLIGADGLRSVVRRAVVSEDAKSTPSGYSAYRGLLRAEKIRSIPEVEKMKLLEEQLAIVYGKDQRIITYATRGGSVLNFAAMIRQSISYVERSPLMATADSEMNEISEARWTAPGSTAALVKSFSSFPKAWQDLLSLSEEDELRVYQLRDQFAMDHWVKGRAIIIGDAAHACLPYQGQGASQAVEDAEALATYLRGVGPEGVHDALIKVFKVRYKRATYAQEISRKTGLYKHKGDEPEPPYKVLDPNEPIDKAGILAFFWDYHGAADWVKRKPEWILE
- the cocE gene encoding Cocaine esterase; this translates as MATNVPVNSPTVLPQPKAGANTLHSTHDFGHMVLEKNLDIPLKDGQGVLRANLYKPKAPGRYPVLVTYGPYGKDIRYVDFHYPSFSEIPDEQKSEANSAWETPHPEYWTANGYAVLRVDERGIASSYGYLDTMSPQTAGDFYQVIEWAADQPWSTGRIGLLGISYYGGSQWRVAARKPKGLTCIVPWEGMTDYYRDRVRHGGIYSNEFIDYWWDNQVKPMQYGNGNKARRHFPPDWEGPLIGPECLEGSMNDEARNKMRCDQPKDNSEHRYLDEPYHDSRVYNLSDIEVPILSVANLGGILLHLRGNVVGYIEAGTKNKWLWFIAGRHDLPFYLPEHVKLQKSFLDAWLKDEDPDGWKLGPNAKIPAVNLLIRKGNPPYNTAEGDASFKSRVEKEWPLARTVYTPFYLTPEQTLSLSPSTKEGTFELEPLGKAKPIWFPFKFDKETEIAGHSTAKLVYSIKGAPGGTTPRDIDVFLTVRHIAPDGKEVLYTGTVGDPVPLAKGWLRGSLRKIDTTSPKNHEWLPYRQYRSTDVEYLKPDTKYELLVEIWPTAVVVEAGGQIVLEVATGDTQGSGIFGHTDPKDRSEADFGGINVLHVGGESGSWLKLPVV
- the DODA gene encoding 4,5-DOPA dioxygenase extradiol, coding for MTREDYGSEPPMPCFFFSHGTTANIMKKTPVAAYWEEVGRQALAQGVERIVVFSAHWETLNDEIRISADPHPKKQPVPWADPTVYKYFDSNVDVNLAGEVHDILKGAGFDVKLEKDFEEVHDSFMVLKWMFPGGKSLPHVVVSHNARCDPGFHLRMGEALRPLRFRKTLLLGSGGGVHNLYRNNWPQIVFRRDSAAQGRPPEQWAIDFSEGLTSVVVQNSGPGLRRGISRLMSHPQFRNAHGTDEHYIPAVVVAGAAGHQDDTGTKNYVGAEAWELVNLRNMQYQFGDWPKAPHVTPIRNSIRDIKVGA